CCTTCGCCGAAGGGGACGACGACCGGGTGGCGATCCTGGACGCCGGTCGGGCCACCCTCGAGATCGCCAGCCCGGCCCACAAGCGGATGGTCGACCGGGTCGAGACCGACGGTTTCGTGGGCTCGTCGGTGCGGGTGGCGCTCGAGGTCGACGACGCGGCGGCCGTCACGGACGCCGCCACCGCGGCGGGTGCCGAGCTGGTCGCGGCCCCCACCGAGACGCCGTGGCGTTCCTTGAACTCTCGCCTGCGCGCCCCCGCGTCCCTGGAGGTCACCTTCTTCCAGGAGCTGGAGGAGCCCGACCAGCGCACCGTCCGGGACGCCCCGCCCACCTCGGGGTGACGGCGCTAGCAGGGGAGCCCGGCGTACGCCGTCACAGGTCGAGGAGCAGCACCCGGTGGTCCGAGACCTCGGGCTGCGCGCCGATCTCGCTGTCGGGCAGCACGTTGAGGTCCCCGCAGACCACCACCACGTCCTCGGGCTCGCGCATGGAGTCGACGACCTCGGCCAGCCGTTCAGCCTGCGCCAGGTAGGCCGCCAGAGCCTCGTACATCGCGCCGCCCCAGGCGTTCACCGACAGGATCCTCACGGGGCCATCCTGGCGAGCGCGCCGGCAGACCCGCCGCCTTCCCTGCCGCCTAGGGGAGCCGGACCACCTTGAACGCGCGCTTCTTGCGGTCGACGGTGAGCTTGATCGTGACCGTCTTGGTGGCGTTGACGGTGAGGACGATCCGCCAGCGCCCCTTGCTGATCCTCTTCGCCTTGGTGGCCTTGACCCCGCGGGGCAGCCGGGCGAGTACCGGCTTGGTCCTGGCCTTGATCGTGAGGGTCAGCCTCTTGCCCTTGGCGAGCTGCACATCCTTCGCGCCGCTCGGTGCGCCGCCGGTGATCGTGATGGGCCCGGTGACGACCGGCGCCGGCTGCGGCGTGGCCGTAGGAGGGGTCGGCGTGCCGGTCGGCGGTGGAGTGGTGACTGGAGGCGGGGTCACCGGAGGCTCGGCGACAGGTGGCCCGGTCACCGGGGGCTCGCTGCCCGGGGGCGTCGGGGGCTCCGGCGGCGTCGATCCGGGCAGCCGCAGGGTCCTCGTCGAGGCGCGGCTGTTGCCCGCCCGGTCCACGGCCGTCGCGGTGTAGGTGACCGTGCCGTCGGGTGCCACCGTGTGCGAGACCTCGCACGTCGCCACTCCCGAGACCAGGTCCGACGCGAGGCACTCACCGTCCGGAGGCGTGCCCTCGTACGTCCCGGAGTCGGGAAGACCGACGACGGCTACGGTCGGCGGCGTCCGGTCCAGGGAGACGGTCACCGTCGCGGTGGCGTGGGCTCCCTCGGCGCTGAGGAACTCCTCGGTGATCTCCATGTCCC
The window above is part of the Nocardioides campestrisoli genome. Proteins encoded here:
- a CDS encoding VOC family protein; the protein is MTNTSGIKQLRLVVEAADYDQALAFYRDVLGMTEVAAFAEGDDDRVAILDAGRATLEIASPAHKRMVDRVETDGFVGSSVRVALEVDDAAAVTDAATAAGAELVAAPTETPWRSLNSRLRAPASLEVTFFQELEEPDQRTVRDAPPTSG
- a CDS encoding endonuclease/exonuclease/phosphatase family protein, giving the protein MRILSVNAWGGAMYEALAAYLAQAERLAEVVDSMREPEDVVVVCGDLNVLPDSEIGAQPEVSDHRVLLLDL